Proteins encoded by one window of Nicotiana tabacum cultivar K326 chromosome 10, ASM71507v2, whole genome shotgun sequence:
- the LOC107794433 gene encoding protein VTE6, chloroplastic, producing the protein MAFSTLSSSPGLPLLLHYQKPKFSYLTSNLQKPFTLNPRHHLKMSKTSSIKAQASVSDLGIIERAIQLVQSSPPTWQSALLSNVIIFTLGSPLLVSGLSVSGIGAAFLLGTLTWRAFGSSGFLLVATYFVIGTAATKVKMAQKEAQGVAEKRKGRRGPGSVIGSSAAGCVCAFLSIYGVGGEAFTRLWELAFVASFCTKLSDTVSSEIGKAYGKTTYLVTTFKVVPRGTEGAVSAEGTFVGLLASVLLSFVGYLMGQINAPGAAICVIASQIANFGESLIGASLQEKEGFQWLNNDVVNVINISLGSILAVLMQQIILQT; encoded by the exons ATGGCCTTTTCAACTCTTTCTTCATCGCCGGGACTCCCATTACTTCTCCATTATCAAAAaccaaaattttcatatttaacCTCAAATCTCCAAAAACCATTTACTTTAAACCCTAGACATCATCTTAAAATGTCAAAAAcatcatcaattaaagcacaaGCATCAGTGAGTGACTTGGGAATTATTGAAAGAGCAATTCAATTGGTTCAATCGTCACCACCGACGTGGCAATCTGCTTTGCTAAGTAACGTAATTATCTTCACTTTGGGTTCTCCACTTTTAGTCTCTGGTTTGTCAGTTTCTGGTATTGGGGCTGCTTTCCTGCTTGGTACTCTCACTTGGCGTGCTTTTGGGTCTTCTGGGTTTCTTCTTGTTGCCACATATTTCGTTATT GGAACAGCTGCGACTAAGGTGAAAATGGCTCAGAAAGAGGCTCAAGGGGTCGCAGAGAAGAGAAAAGGAAGGAGAGGACCTGGAAGCGTGATCGGCTCCAGTGCAGCCGGTTGTGTTTGTGcatttttatcaatttatggTGTTGGTGGGGAGGCATTTACTCGCCTGTGGGAACTTGCATTTGTAGCCAGCTTTTGTACTAAGTTGAGCGACACTGTCTCGAGCGAGATAGGAAAGGCATATGGTAAAACTAC GTATCTTGTCACCACATTCAAGGTAGTGCCTCGGGGTACTGAAGGTGCTGTGAGTGCCGAGGGAACCTTCGTTGGGCTTCTTGCTTCAGTTCTCCTTTCGTTTGTTGGCTATCTAATGGGTCAG ATTAACGCACCTGGGGCTGCGATATGTGTAATTGCCTCCCAGATAGCAAACTTTGGCGAAAGTCTAATAGGTGCTTCACTTCAAGAGAAGGAAGGATTTCAATGG CTCAACAACGATGTTGTCAACGTCATCAACATATCGTTGGGAAGTATTTTGGCCGTCTTAATGCAGCAAATAATACTCCAAACTTAA